One genomic region from Equus caballus isolate H_3958 breed thoroughbred chromosome 4, TB-T2T, whole genome shotgun sequence encodes:
- the GARIN1B gene encoding Golgi-associated RAB2 interactor protein 1B isoform X5, with product MVSDSVLRDSYHRGYFSHMVKKDRNWIDMYKASNTMALGVTSSVPCLPLPNILLMASVKWHQGQSQTWNRPSTVPNIILKRILPLKFVELQICDRPQRILQLRTVAEKIYYLRLHPDHPRTVFHFWIRLVQILQTGLSITTKDPRILVSHCLVPKNSCSPSGDSKLVQKKLQAPQPSDSLMQLMAKGESEALSQIFADLHQHNQFRSSKKTDTKKDSSEKDTPSEDCIPCTRDLSWRDSLTCGEWERENPSGPQPLSLLSTLAACTRPQLTLLIGNSI from the exons ATGGTCTCTGATTCCGTCCTCAGAGATTCTTACCACAGAGGATACTTTTCCCacatg GTCAAAAAGGACAGGAACTGGATAGACATGTACAAAGCCTCCAACACCATGGCCCTTGGGGTCACCTCCTCCGTGCCCTGTCTGCCCCTTCCCAACATCCTCCTCATGGCCAGTGTCAAATGGCACCAGGGGCAGAGCCAGACATGGAACAGACCATCTACAGTCCCAAACATCATCCTGAAGAG GATTCTCCCGTTGAAGTTTGTGGAGCTCCAGATCTGCGACCGCCCTCAGCGCATCCTGCAGTTGAGGACAGTTGCCGAGAAGATCTACTACCTAAGGCTCCACCCTGATCATCCCAGGACTGTCTTCCACTTCTGGATCCGACTGGTTCAAATTCTGCAGACGGGCCTGTCCATCACCACCAAAGACCCTAGGATTCTTGTCTCTCACTGCCTGGTACCCAAGAACAGCTGCAGCCCCTCAGGAGACTCTAAG TTAGTACAGAAGAAACTCCAAGCCCCCCAGCCCAGTGACAGCCTCATGCAGCTGATGGCCAAGGGAGAGAGTGAGGCCCTCTCTCAGATTTTTGCCGACTTGCACCAGCACAACCAGTTCAG gagcagcaaaAAGACGGACACCAAAAAGGATAGCTCAG AGAAAGATACTCCCAGTGAAGACTGCATCCCCTGCACCCGCGACCTCAGTTGGAGGGATTCGCTCACCTGTGGAGAGTGGGAACGAGAGAACCCCTCTGGACCACAGCCCCTCTCACTCCTCAGCACTCTGGCAGCCTGCACGAGGCCACAGCTGACCCTGCTCATAG GAAATTCTATTTGA
- the GARIN1B gene encoding Golgi-associated RAB2 interactor protein 1B isoform X3, with amino-acid sequence MVSDSVLRDSYHRGYFSHMVKKDRNWIDMYKASNTMALGVTSSVPCLPLPNILLMASVKWHQGQSQTWNRPSTVPNIILKRILPLKFVELQICDRPQRILQLRTVAEKIYYLRLHPDHPRTVFHFWIRLVQILQTGLSITTKDPRILVSHCLVPKNSCSPSGDSKLVQKKLQAPQPSDSLMQLMAKGESEALSQIFADLHQHNQFSSRSSKKTDTKKDSSEKDTPSEDCIPCTRDLSWRDSLTCGEWERENPSGPQPLSLLSTLAACTRPQLTLLIGNSI; translated from the exons ATGGTCTCTGATTCCGTCCTCAGAGATTCTTACCACAGAGGATACTTTTCCCacatg GTCAAAAAGGACAGGAACTGGATAGACATGTACAAAGCCTCCAACACCATGGCCCTTGGGGTCACCTCCTCCGTGCCCTGTCTGCCCCTTCCCAACATCCTCCTCATGGCCAGTGTCAAATGGCACCAGGGGCAGAGCCAGACATGGAACAGACCATCTACAGTCCCAAACATCATCCTGAAGAG GATTCTCCCGTTGAAGTTTGTGGAGCTCCAGATCTGCGACCGCCCTCAGCGCATCCTGCAGTTGAGGACAGTTGCCGAGAAGATCTACTACCTAAGGCTCCACCCTGATCATCCCAGGACTGTCTTCCACTTCTGGATCCGACTGGTTCAAATTCTGCAGACGGGCCTGTCCATCACCACCAAAGACCCTAGGATTCTTGTCTCTCACTGCCTGGTACCCAAGAACAGCTGCAGCCCCTCAGGAGACTCTAAG TTAGTACAGAAGAAACTCCAAGCCCCCCAGCCCAGTGACAGCCTCATGCAGCTGATGGCCAAGGGAGAGAGTGAGGCCCTCTCTCAGATTTTTGCCGACTTGCACCAGCACAACCAGTTCAG ttccaggagcagcaaaAAGACGGACACCAAAAAGGATAGCTCAG AGAAAGATACTCCCAGTGAAGACTGCATCCCCTGCACCCGCGACCTCAGTTGGAGGGATTCGCTCACCTGTGGAGAGTGGGAACGAGAGAACCCCTCTGGACCACAGCCCCTCTCACTCCTCAGCACTCTGGCAGCCTGCACGAGGCCACAGCTGACCCTGCTCATAG GAAATTCTATTTGA
- the GARIN1B gene encoding Golgi-associated RAB2 interactor protein 1B isoform X2: protein MSSVPQRKTWYKLKKTVKVTRSYPTFPSLNAWEELRDLLPVDQEPYPGVGLGVEEGLLCQMVHSPEFNLFPDSVVFESNFVQVKKDRNWIDMYKASNTMALGVTSSVPCLPLPNILLMASVKWHQGQSQTWNRPSTVPNIILKRILPLKFVELQICDRPQRILQLRTVAEKIYYLRLHPDHPRTVFHFWIRLVQILQTGLSITTKDPRILVSHCLVPKNSCSPSGDSKLVQKKLQAPQPSDSLMQLMAKGESEALSQIFADLHQHNQFRSSKKTDTKKDSSEKDTPSEDCIPCTRDLSWRDSLTCGEWERENPSGPQPLSLLSTLAACTRPQLTLLIGNSI, encoded by the exons ATGTCATCAGTTCCACAGAGAAAGACTTGgtacaaattgaagaagacagtaAAAGTCACAAGATCCTATCCAACCTTCCCTTCCCTGAACGCCTGGGAAGAACTCAGGGACCTCTTGCCTGTGGATCAGGAGCCATACCCTGGAGTGGGCCTGGGTGTGGAGGAGGGACTGCTCTGCCAGATGGTTCATTCTCCAGAATTCAACCTGTTTCCCGACTCAGTGGTGTTTGAAAGCAACTTTGTCCAG GTCAAAAAGGACAGGAACTGGATAGACATGTACAAAGCCTCCAACACCATGGCCCTTGGGGTCACCTCCTCCGTGCCCTGTCTGCCCCTTCCCAACATCCTCCTCATGGCCAGTGTCAAATGGCACCAGGGGCAGAGCCAGACATGGAACAGACCATCTACAGTCCCAAACATCATCCTGAAGAG GATTCTCCCGTTGAAGTTTGTGGAGCTCCAGATCTGCGACCGCCCTCAGCGCATCCTGCAGTTGAGGACAGTTGCCGAGAAGATCTACTACCTAAGGCTCCACCCTGATCATCCCAGGACTGTCTTCCACTTCTGGATCCGACTGGTTCAAATTCTGCAGACGGGCCTGTCCATCACCACCAAAGACCCTAGGATTCTTGTCTCTCACTGCCTGGTACCCAAGAACAGCTGCAGCCCCTCAGGAGACTCTAAG TTAGTACAGAAGAAACTCCAAGCCCCCCAGCCCAGTGACAGCCTCATGCAGCTGATGGCCAAGGGAGAGAGTGAGGCCCTCTCTCAGATTTTTGCCGACTTGCACCAGCACAACCAGTTCAG gagcagcaaaAAGACGGACACCAAAAAGGATAGCTCAG AGAAAGATACTCCCAGTGAAGACTGCATCCCCTGCACCCGCGACCTCAGTTGGAGGGATTCGCTCACCTGTGGAGAGTGGGAACGAGAGAACCCCTCTGGACCACAGCCCCTCTCACTCCTCAGCACTCTGGCAGCCTGCACGAGGCCACAGCTGACCCTGCTCATAG GAAATTCTATTTGA
- the GARIN1B gene encoding Golgi-associated RAB2 interactor protein 1B isoform X1, which yields MSSVPQRKTWYKLKKTVKVTRSYPTFPSLNAWEELRDLLPVDQEPYPGVGLGVEEGLLCQMVHSPEFNLFPDSVVFESNFVQVKKDRNWIDMYKASNTMALGVTSSVPCLPLPNILLMASVKWHQGQSQTWNRPSTVPNIILKRILPLKFVELQICDRPQRILQLRTVAEKIYYLRLHPDHPRTVFHFWIRLVQILQTGLSITTKDPRILVSHCLVPKNSCSPSGDSKLVQKKLQAPQPSDSLMQLMAKGESEALSQIFADLHQHNQFSSRSSKKTDTKKDSSEKDTPSEDCIPCTRDLSWRDSLTCGEWERENPSGPQPLSLLSTLAACTRPQLTLLIGNSI from the exons ATGTCATCAGTTCCACAGAGAAAGACTTGgtacaaattgaagaagacagtaAAAGTCACAAGATCCTATCCAACCTTCCCTTCCCTGAACGCCTGGGAAGAACTCAGGGACCTCTTGCCTGTGGATCAGGAGCCATACCCTGGAGTGGGCCTGGGTGTGGAGGAGGGACTGCTCTGCCAGATGGTTCATTCTCCAGAATTCAACCTGTTTCCCGACTCAGTGGTGTTTGAAAGCAACTTTGTCCAG GTCAAAAAGGACAGGAACTGGATAGACATGTACAAAGCCTCCAACACCATGGCCCTTGGGGTCACCTCCTCCGTGCCCTGTCTGCCCCTTCCCAACATCCTCCTCATGGCCAGTGTCAAATGGCACCAGGGGCAGAGCCAGACATGGAACAGACCATCTACAGTCCCAAACATCATCCTGAAGAG GATTCTCCCGTTGAAGTTTGTGGAGCTCCAGATCTGCGACCGCCCTCAGCGCATCCTGCAGTTGAGGACAGTTGCCGAGAAGATCTACTACCTAAGGCTCCACCCTGATCATCCCAGGACTGTCTTCCACTTCTGGATCCGACTGGTTCAAATTCTGCAGACGGGCCTGTCCATCACCACCAAAGACCCTAGGATTCTTGTCTCTCACTGCCTGGTACCCAAGAACAGCTGCAGCCCCTCAGGAGACTCTAAG TTAGTACAGAAGAAACTCCAAGCCCCCCAGCCCAGTGACAGCCTCATGCAGCTGATGGCCAAGGGAGAGAGTGAGGCCCTCTCTCAGATTTTTGCCGACTTGCACCAGCACAACCAGTTCAG ttccaggagcagcaaaAAGACGGACACCAAAAAGGATAGCTCAG AGAAAGATACTCCCAGTGAAGACTGCATCCCCTGCACCCGCGACCTCAGTTGGAGGGATTCGCTCACCTGTGGAGAGTGGGAACGAGAGAACCCCTCTGGACCACAGCCCCTCTCACTCCTCAGCACTCTGGCAGCCTGCACGAGGCCACAGCTGACCCTGCTCATAG GAAATTCTATTTGA
- the GARIN1B gene encoding Golgi-associated RAB2 interactor protein 1B isoform X4: MSSVPQRKTWYKLKKTVKVTRSYPTFPSLNAWEELRDLLPVDQEPYPGVGLGVEEGLLCQMVHSPEFNLFPDSVVFESNFVQVKKDRNWIDMYKASNTMALGVTSSVPCLPLPNILLMASVKWHQGQSQTWNRPSTVPNIILKRILPLKFVELQICDRPQRILQLRTVAEKIYYLRLHPDHPRTVFHFWIRLVQILQTGLSITTKDPRILVSHCLVPKNSCSPSGDSKRKILPVKTASPAPATSVGGIRSPVESGNERTPLDHSPSHSSALWQPARGHS, encoded by the exons ATGTCATCAGTTCCACAGAGAAAGACTTGgtacaaattgaagaagacagtaAAAGTCACAAGATCCTATCCAACCTTCCCTTCCCTGAACGCCTGGGAAGAACTCAGGGACCTCTTGCCTGTGGATCAGGAGCCATACCCTGGAGTGGGCCTGGGTGTGGAGGAGGGACTGCTCTGCCAGATGGTTCATTCTCCAGAATTCAACCTGTTTCCCGACTCAGTGGTGTTTGAAAGCAACTTTGTCCAG GTCAAAAAGGACAGGAACTGGATAGACATGTACAAAGCCTCCAACACCATGGCCCTTGGGGTCACCTCCTCCGTGCCCTGTCTGCCCCTTCCCAACATCCTCCTCATGGCCAGTGTCAAATGGCACCAGGGGCAGAGCCAGACATGGAACAGACCATCTACAGTCCCAAACATCATCCTGAAGAG GATTCTCCCGTTGAAGTTTGTGGAGCTCCAGATCTGCGACCGCCCTCAGCGCATCCTGCAGTTGAGGACAGTTGCCGAGAAGATCTACTACCTAAGGCTCCACCCTGATCATCCCAGGACTGTCTTCCACTTCTGGATCCGACTGGTTCAAATTCTGCAGACGGGCCTGTCCATCACCACCAAAGACCCTAGGATTCTTGTCTCTCACTGCCTGGTACCCAAGAACAGCTGCAGCCCCTCAGGAGACTCTAAG AGAAAGATACTCCCAGTGAAGACTGCATCCCCTGCACCCGCGACCTCAGTTGGAGGGATTCGCTCACCTGTGGAGAGTGGGAACGAGAGAACCCCTCTGGACCACAGCCCCTCTCACTCCTCAGCACTCTGGCAGCCTGCACGAGGCCACAGCTGA